Part of the Photobacterium sp. DA100 genome is shown below.
CCGCAAAGACTTCTTGGTGAAGGGGGTGGTGTTGGCTGTCTCTGACCGTTTGGAAGGACAGGGTAATGTGGTCACTGTCGATTGCGGTTTGGCACAGTTCGAGCCATTGCTGCTTACCCCATAGCAGATGCTCGGGTTGATGCATCTGTTGCAATGCCTGGTGTGGCGTTTGATTGCCTTGGTCTTCAGTTTTGGGGAGCGGGCCTTTTTGATGGCGAATAGCAGCCAATCGGCTAGGACTGTGTTGGGCCTTGGATAGCACATTATCGCACTGGGCCAGCAGCGCAGACACCGCCAGTGAGCTTCGGGTTTGTTTGGTGATAATACCACCACAAACGGGCTGGAGGCTCTTTGGGGAACACCTAGTTTGAATGTGGCTGAGCTGATCGAGCAGGCTCTGCAATGTACGGGTGATTTGTTCTTCGTCGATGGCATCAGCCTGCTCTGGCTGGATAATGATAAATTCACTGTGGCTCAGTCGCCCCAGTTTCGCATGGGCTGAGGCCGTACTTTTTAAGTGGTGCCCCACTTTTTCTGCGAGCTGGGCCGCCTGCGGAAAGTGCTTTTGGCTCCGCAGCCGGCTTATGGCCTCTAGTCTCACTATCACAATAGTCCCGGCGGTGTCTTGCTCTAGCCAGTCTTCCAGGTGGAGGAGCAGCCGCTTGCGGTTATTGAGCCCGGATTCCTGGTCTTGATACGCTTGTTTTCGGAGCAGATCGGCCTCTTGGGCTTGCTGGTTGAAGTGCTGTTCAATTTTGGTCGCCATTTGGTTGAAGGCATGGGTCAGCGGGATGAACTCCTTGGTCGATGGTGCGGGCAGTGGCTGGCCAAAGTGCTGGTCGGCAATGGCATGGGCTTTTTGCTGTAATTGGCGCAGTGGCTTTTTGACGAATCGATCCAGTAACAGCTTCAAGACCAGTACGCCGATAGCAAAGCCGATGATGAATGTACTCAGCAGTTGCCAGCTGCTTTGCCACAGCTTGCTGTATGCCAGCGTTGGATAACTGGTGACGGTAATTTTTCCATACTGGAGCCAGCTGCTGGTCAGGGTGTTTTGCCGGGTCACGGCAGGGATGTTGACCCATTGCCGAAACCAGTGCGGGACATCACTTGGCTGGGAGGGGGAGGACCGTTCGATAATGATATTGCCCTCCAGCAGCTGCAACGTGACTTTTTGGTACAGGCTGGCGTCGAAGATGGCGTCGATCACCGACTCGATGGCGACAGTATCATCCTGTTCGAGGTAGGGGGAGATGGCCAGCCCGACCGCATGGATGGCGTTATCAATTTCGAGGGTTTGCTGTTCAACCAAATAGCTGCGCGTGGTGGTAAACTGGCTAAAAGCGATCCCTGCCAGCAGTAGCAGGAATAGCAGGCTCAACCCTAACAATAGCTGGCGATGGAGTGACATTGTAACGCATTGCCTCCTACTTGCCCCAGATAGCGAAATTAAGCTAAAAACGCAGCCAGCCCAACCGGAGAATACATTGACCTCTTCCAGTGGAGTACACTCGTGCTGCCGATAAAGAAAACGATAAATGACTTATGTATTATAGGCAGCAGGACTCTTTGGTAGAAGCTTAGGGTATCGCTTGAAATGATGTCGTAGCGAGTTTGGGATCCTGCGGGATGCTTTGAGTATTTAGTCAGATATTGGCAGCCAAAAGAACGGTGAGAATACAATCTCACCGACGGAAATAGCCAAGCAATGAGGTCTTGAACTGATATTTATTTTGAAAACTTCTTCGTTTTTTAATTAATTAAATTAGAAAGTTAAAGAAAGCTGGGGTATTTGTCCTTATTGCTCGTGGATTAGAAATAATATTTCACTATTTATACAAGCCATAGGTTTCAGTTACCCGTTGATCCAGTTTGCTTTAAAGACTCGAAGGAGGTTTTCGCCCAAGAAACCACGTATTTCTTTTTCTTCCCAACCGTATTGTTCTTCCAGTACTTTGGCAACGCCCCAGGCGTCAATCGCAAATGCCATTTCTGTGATTGAAGCATAACCATTTTCAGGATTAAATTTGTCAGGATTGCGAATAGTAAAATTTAAGGTTTCTTCATAGGTATGGATGTAATCAGAGCCAAATCCCGTATGTAATCGACCGTTTTTTTCCGTCTCTTGCGAAATATGTTCTGCAATATAGTTGACCGATTTTGCAAGCGCTTCAGGCGAGGCGTCACCGTCTTTATTATGCCAACCGCCAAGGAAGTTAATCGCGACGACACCATCCGTTTTCGCAATTGCAACAATGGCCTCATCGCTAATGTTGCGGGTAATATTCACAAAGTGATCCGGATTTGAATGCGATGCTATAACCGGTTTGGTCGAGTACTTTGCGATATCAATACAGACTGCATTTGTATCCGGCACCCTTGTTTTAGTCTCGTAAATTTCGTTCATCTCACAAGCCAAATCATAGTGATCACATTTCTCTGTAATGCTTGCAAAGTTGCTATTAAACCTTGGCGTATAAATCCTTGTGATGGCGGAAATCACGACAGCCTAGGATGAGTGCCGCAAGGATCCAGAATTCCAAGCAGAACTGACTCGCCTCTGTAAACACTTCGTTGGCCGCCCTTGCCCTATCTTCCATACTGCGAACCTAACGGCGAAGTACGCCACGCAAATCTACCTCAAGCGTGAAGAAATCAACCATACTGGTGACCACATGATTAACCATTGGCTGGATGATTTGGTCAATACCGTCAATCAAGTCGGTGTGGGTGACGGCGCCGCCGATTTCTTGCTGGATAACGGCGAGGACGATCTTGAGCGTCTGCTCAATAACATCACTGCTGGGATCGATGCTGGCGCGGCGGTAAGTTTATCGGTCGCGGTGAGTGATACCTCGCAGCAAAATATCGTCGTTGAAAATATCGATCTCGCCTCGTTGGGGCTCGGTGCCGGCTCTTCATCAAACGATATCATCACAGTTGCCTTTGGCTAATGGTGTAGCTTAGATTTGCCCCTTTGGTGTTTAAGTAAATTCTTTTTCAGTCCTGTTGACGTAGCAATGCCATATTTTGCTAATATGGTTTGAAGCGCTAAACCCTACATACCTTTGGTAGTGTTTCAAGTTCATCTACTTCGATACCCTAATAGTTAGCATCCTGGGCGGTAAATTTATGGACAGGAGGGCTAGCTGATTGATAAAGGCAGTTGCCTTTCTAGACTGCGTTAGATAACCAATTACTTTTATGAAGGTGAGTAGGTAGTTTGAAAACTTCCCTTGTTGATGAATGTGTGGTCACTTGCAGAAGTGTTAAGCCTTTCAACTTTTAATCAATATTATCCATATTTTGTACGACATCAAATTACCAGTTACGATATGTGTAAAGTTGCTTATCATGATGATATATTGTCAGTTTAAAACTATAACGCCAAGGAAAAGGTTAAATTAATGAACAAAGTAATAGCTTTATGTGTTAGCGGTATATTTCTTTCTGGTTGTACGACAGCAAGATTAGCTGATAGTGTAGAGAAAAAAGCAATTAACTCTGACAAAGCCGTCATTGAATCTCATGATAAAAATAAAGAGTATAGTACTGCGATGCAGTTAATGTACCTTGGTACTCAAAAAGAACCTGATAGGCATAATAATCTTGATGAATTATCAAAAGATTATTATAAGAATATTGATACACACAATAGTGCTGTTTCTTTAGGGGCTGTTTTGGTCTGGACTCAGACATTATCGGTACTTGATACTGCATCTTTTTTCTTTGGTACATCAAAGTATGATAAATTGTTTGGTCATTACAAGGGGGATACTTTATTGTTTATTGAGCCATTCTCTAATCAAGAATCAACTGAGGATGCATATTTAAGAACAAATAATAAATTAAAATCAATAATTCAAGATGCATACACAGAAAATGAGTATGCCATTTTTGAGTATGAGGAAAGTGTTTTTGGTGATATCACTAAGTTTATTACAGTATGGAATAATGCAGATGATGACTGTAAAAATTATTTAGAGAGTGAGGATTTTACACCGTTATGGCTTGATGCACCCAAAGAGTATCGGGAATGCCATGTAAGAAAAGATGGCTTTATTTGGAATCCCAAAGTAATACATGGCACACTAGATATTGACGGTGTGCCTAAGGCAGATAACTATTTTGTTGTCTCTTATGTTGCGGGTAAGTCGCTCAAGGAAGCGGCAATAGCTTCAGGTTTAAGTGGTGTTTATAGTTATGAACCTGCATATACATGGCGCTCCCAAAGTAGCCTTGGCAAGAACTACTCTAATGATCCCGAGTTGGTTAAAGCTGATATTAATTTAGGCATCATCTCACCATTCCCATATTTAGTTAGAGTCGAAGATAATACTGTCATGATGTTTAAGGCAAATTAAAAAAAGCTAGATCTAATTTATTTAGATCTAGCTTAAAAATTTAGTTTGATCTTAAGTAGTAAAAACAAGGTTTTGATGTACATGTAGTAATTCATCGTTCGCTAAATTAGCATAGTCACTGACACGTTTCTGTTCAATTACGTTTTATCACCTCGTTAAAACCAGCGGCTATTGCTAGCAAGTAGCCGCCCCTTGTTGAGCGTGTCTAATAGTGCGCTCAACAAGGCGATAAGAACACGAATACAAAGGCGCGTGTTTATCTTCTGGGTATTGCCACGACTTTAGCAGAGCTGATTACAAAATGTACGCTAACTCCCATTGCTACCACATTTAGCCCTACAGAGTGTGATAAAACAAAAAGAACATAACAAAATTTTACTCCGTTATGTGGTCGGTATGCTCTTATCAATCCCAAGACAGAGACACCTATAACAGAGGATTATGATGGAGCGTACAAAAACACTACTCGCAGCCGTTCTTGCTACAGGCTGCCTTTCTTCCACTGCTTATGCTGACACTATTTTGCATGCCTTCAACTGGAAATACTCAGATATTACGGCTAATGCTGCTGAAATCGCCAACATTGGCTACAAAAAGGTTTTGGTTTCACCAACATTAAAATCATCAGGAACTGAGTGGTGGGCTCGATATCAGCCACAGGATATTCGGGTTATTGATTCTCCTCTGGGCAACAAAACAGATTTTCAAGCAATGATTGATACGCTTAAACAGCACGGCGTAGAAGTTTATGCCGATGTTGTACTGAACCACATGGCGAATGAAACCTGGAAGCGGGAAGACTTGAACTACCCGGGAGCAGAGGTACTCGCAGACTACGCAGCAAATAGCGAATATTATGCGAAACAGACCCTATTTGGCGACTTAAGCGAAAACATTTTCTCTGCAAATGACTTTCATCCTGAAGGGTGTATCTCTGACTGGGGAGACCCAGGTCATGTACAGTACTGGCGCCTTTGCGGGGGAGAAGGTGATCGCGGTTTGCCTGATCTTGACCCGAATAACTGGGTTGTATCGCAGCAGCGATTATACCTTCAGGCTCTGAAGCAGATGGGGGTAACTGGATTTAGAATTGACGCAGTAAAACACATGAGCCAGTACCAAATAGATCAAGTGTTTACCGCCGAAATTACTACTGGAATGCATGTGTTTGGTGAAGTCATTACCAGCGGTGGAGCCGGAGATTCAAGTTATGAGGTATTTTTGGAACCCTACCTCAATAATACCGATCATGCAGCCTATGATTTTCCTCTGTTTGCATCAATCCGTTCTGCGTTCTCTTATGATGGCAGCATGACAAAACTGCATGATCCACAAGCTTATGGCCAGGCACTGGATAACGCTAGAGCAGTCACTTTTACTATTACACATGACATTCCTACCAATGACGGTTTCCGTTATCAGATCATGGATCCTGAAGATGAAGCACTCGCTTATGCTTATATTCTTGGTAAAGATGGGGGAACGCCACTTATTTACAGTGATGAACTACCTGATAGCGAAGATAAAGACAATGGCCGTTGGGCAGATGTCTGGAATAAAACAGATATGAAAAACATGATTGCTTTCCATAATGCTATGCAGGGGCAAGGTATGACGGTACTGCACAGTGACCAGTGCCTAATTATTTTTAAACGTGGTAAGCAAGGCGTTGTCGGAATTAACAAGTGTGGCGAAGAACGCAGCCATACTGTCGATACGTATCAGCATGAATTCAACTGGTATCAGTCATATCAGGACACGCTTTCTGATGCGACTGAAACGGTAAGCTCTCGTTATCATACGTTCAGCATTCCTGCGCGCACGGCAAGAATGTATATGCTCTAAGCACAATGTGGCCTGATCTATCATGAACAGGATCATTTAGTTATAAGTAGACAGATTTGCTGTAGCCCGGTGAGTTTTCCCCGGGCCATTTCCGCAAGCTAAATCGTCGTGATCACATTTCTCTGAAATGCTCGCAAGGTTGCTATTCAACCTTGGCATATAAGTCTTTATGATGGCTGAGTGTACTCATTGAATAGGACAAGGAATGCCATGAAGAACTCGTTTGATCACGCTCTACCCAATGCTCAAGGTTATTTTGGTGAATATGGCGGCAGTTTTATTCCCGAAGAGCTGCAAAAAGTGATGGAGGAGATCACCGCAGCCTATGATGAGTGCCGTAAGGATCCCGCATTCCAAGCAGAACTGGCTCGCCTCTATAAACACTTTGTTGGCCGTCCTAGCCCTATCTTCCATGCCGAGAACCTATCGGCGAAGTACGGCGCGCCAATCTATCTCAAGCGTGAAGATCTCAACCATACCGGTGCCCACAAGATTAACCATTGCCTGGGTGAAGCCCTTGTGGCCAAGAAAATGGGCAAGAAGAAGCTTATTGCCGAAACCGGGGCTGGCCAGCACGGCGTGGCGCTGGCAACGGCTGCCGCGTTGGTTGGCTTGGAATGCGATATCTACATGGGTGAAGTGGATATCGCCAAGGAGCACCCGAATGTCGTTAGAATGCGCATCCTTGGTGCCAATGTGATCCCGGCAACCCATGGCCGTAAAACACTCAAAGAAGCCGTGGATGCTGCGTTTGAAGCTTACCTTAAAGATCCTATCAACCAGTTATATGCTATTGGCTCGGTGGTCGGCCCGCACCCGTTCCCAATGATGGTACGTGATTTTCAGTCGATTATCGGCAATGAAGCCCGCGTTCAATTTAAGGAGATGACCGGAAACCTGCCGAATAATCTGGTGGCCTGTGTCGGTGGTGGTTCTAATGCGATGGGGCTGTTTACCGCGTTCTTGGATGATCAGGATATTGCCATTCACGGGGTAGAGCCCGCAGGACGCTCATTAACCGAAGTCGGCGAACATGCCGCGACGTTGTCGCTGGGTGAACCCGGTATCATGCATGGCTTTAAGTCTTACATGTTAAAAGACGAGCAGGGCGAACCGCAGGAAGTGTATTCGGTTGCCAGTGGTTTGGATTACCCATCGGTGGGGCCGCAGCACAGTTACCTGAAAGATATCGGCCGGGTTAGCTACGGCACAGCGAATGATCAGGAAGCGATTGATGCTTTCTTCGAGCTATCACGATGCGAAGGTATTATTCCGGCAATCGAATCGGCCCATGCCCTGGCGTACGCCCTGAAGCTGGCCAAGCAAGGTGAAACAGGCTCAATTCTGATTAACCTTTCTGGGCGCGGGGATAAGGATATCGATTTTGTGGTGGAGAACTACGGTAAAGAATACGGTATCGAATCATTGATTTAATTCGAGTCGAGGCTAAGCCAGCGGGTTTTAGTTCCGCTGGTTTTCTTGGTGCCTATCGCTCATCGCCCATGTCATTGTAATTGTCTCACTTTTCAGAACACTGATTACTACCCGTCAGTCAGCGTTTATTGACCTTAAAACGGCTATTTTTAATAGAGTTTTGCTAGGGTTAATAAAAGTTTTGCAAATGTTAAGGATATAACAATATGGAAATGGATTGGGTCAATGGCATTTTGAGGTTTGATTCCTTTTTTGCCGTCACCATCGGGATACTGGTGCTGTTTATTGGCCGACAGCTTAATAATGTGTTCAAGCCACTCAAAGAGTTCAGTATTCCAGAGCCGGTCACGGGCGGTATTTTGTTTTCGGTGATCATCGCGATTGTTTACAGCGTGTCGGATATCGCCATTGAATTTGATCTGGTCGCGCGTGATGTGCTTTTGGTGTACTTCTTTACCACCATTGGGATCAATGCGAGCTTGAAAGATTTGCTCAAGGGGGGCTTGCCCTTGGTGATCCTGTTGGCGATCACCATAGCTTATATGATGGTGCAAAACTTCACGGGGATAGGCGTGGCCAAAGCCTTTGGCCTTGAGAGCCCGGTTGGTATGCTGGGAGGCAGTGTTTCACTCATTGGCGGCCATGGTACCGCTATTGCTTGGGCTCCCCGTATATCGGAAGGCTACGGCATCAGCAATGCGATGGAGATAGGGGTCGCCTGTGCCACCTTTGGTCTCATCCTGGCAAGCTTGATGGGCGGTCCCATTGCTAAGTTTCTCATCGCCCGCCATGATCTCAAGCCAGAGAAAAAAGAAGCGTTGGATGTGGGGGTTGCGGATGAGGAGTCAAATGGCCACATCTCGGGCTTCGATTTCCTCGATGCCATTTTATCCATTCATGTTTGTGTCATTCTTGGTTATATCCTCAATGAATCAATTGCCGAAATGGGCTTGCAATTACCGCTGTTCGTCACCTGTTTGTTCGCTGGTATTGTGATGACCAATATTGTGCACAATATCGGTTTCCGACGTATTACAGGCACGAGCTGGCCAGCGAGAAAACCTGCGATAGCGCTGATTGCCGATATTGCTTTGGGCACTTTCTTGGCGATGTCGTTGATGAGTATGCAGCTATGGACACTGATTGACTTGGCGGGGCCTATTTTCGCTATTCTTACCGCGCAGTTCATCGTTGCGGTGCTGATCAATATCTTCGTGGTGTTCCCGGCGATGGGGAAAAACTACGATGCGGCGGTTATCTGCTCCGGTTTCGGAGGAATTTCACTGGGCTCCACGCCGACGGCGATGGCCAATATGTCTGCGGTCTCCCAGCGCTACGGTAACTCCCATTTGGCCTTCATTATTGTGCCATTGGTGTGTGCGTTCTTTATCGACCTGGTCAATGCCTTGATGATCCCGTACTTCCTGGCGAATTTCTAATAGCACTGTGTGTTCATCGCATAGCTGGCTTTCCTCTCCCCTCTCCATCAGTCGCAGTGCTGGCTTATGGAGGAGGAGATTTAGCCGGCGCTCTTCGCTAGATGAATTTCAACTTCTTCAGAATGATGATCTCAATCGCCACGATAAGGATTAGGCCGAGACAAAACAGAGGGAATGCCAGCGGGTCCTCAACCCCTGGTATTCCTCCTATATTGACACCAAGCAACCCGGTGAAAAATCCAGCGGGGAGAAATAGGCCAGCAATGACAGAGAACAAATAGGTATTCCTGTTCATCGTTTCTGCTTGTCGCTGGTTGATATTGGCAAAGTAGAGATTGACCTGGTCGATATAGAACTCGATAGATTCGTTCATTCTCACGATGGTATCTAGGCAGTTTTTGAAATGGTTCTTGTGTCCGGTCAATACCTCTATCTCAGCTTGTATAAGATCTTCAAGTACATAGCGCTGGGGCTTGAGGTATCGGCGAAGTCGCAGCAGGCGGGAATATATCGCATTGAGTTCTTTGGGATCAGCCTTGACGTTGTGATCCATTTCGTTGAGCGTATCTTCCACGGGGGAGAGAAAACCTGAGATGATCCCGTTGATGCTGTTTGCCATTGCTTGCAGCAAGTCCGGTAAGTTAAGCGGCCCGATACCTTGTTCCAGTTGGTTGATGATTTTCGTGACGGCTCGCGAAGGTACCTTCCGTGTTGAGATAAGGGCACCTTTGAACCAGAGAATACGTAGGCTAAGCATATCGTCGGGCTCAGCCCCTTGGTTGAGGTTGATGCCGCGCAATATCACCAAAAAACAATCGTCGCTGTACTTTTCGAATCGCGGACGTGTGTCATCGGCGAGCAGGGAGTCAACAACGGCCTCAGGGATCTGATTAGCGAGCAGCCAGTCCTTCAGTCCTGCGGCATCTCGCTGGCAGTGATACCAGTTTTCGGCGAGGAGTTTTTGTACCTCCGGTGGGTTTTGCCTTGCTGCGCCGGATGAAAAGTCCCAGCTAGAAATAACAAATCCTTTCATCACACACATCCCTTTTTTGGTTTGATGTGTAATTAATTCATTAGAAAACGGTATCTTGCAATATTTTTGTTAAGGATTGCTAGCTGTGTCATCGCAATTTTTCATTGTGATTACGTAATTCCAAAATTCTCATCTATATTTCAAGCTATTGAGGTATAGGGGAAATTTTCTATGCATGCCATGTTGGCTAGGGGATTGTCTTCGTGTTACGAAGCCTTGTTGTCAGGAGCCTTGTTAGCCGCCCTTGCCGCTCCCTGCCAAGTGACGGCAGAAGAGGGGGGGAGTGGTCACTATCTGCCCGGTACATTGTCATCGAGGATCAATCAAATTCCACCCAGTAAATCACTCAATGTGTATATGGATCTGAGCGGGTTTGACGGCAGCACTCAGAGTGAACTGAGTGTTCCCTTGGCGGGTTTGGCGGTAAACGATCTGAGTATTACCACCCAGACTTATTCGATGAACCTTGTTTGGAATCCGGGGATTCGATTAAAAGGCGGGTGGCAATATGCCATGGCAATTGCGTTGCCATATAGTTCAGTGGAAGTCTCTGCCAGCCAAGAACATAATGCGCAAGGGCATCGCCTGCGAGACAGGGACAGTGGCCTTGGCGATATCATGATTGCCCCCTTGATGTTGGCTTACTCTTTGTCTGAATATTGGCTAACGGAACTACATTTCAACCTTTATGCCCCGACCGGTAATTTTGAACCCGGTAAATTGGCCAATGTCGGTAAAAATTACTGGAGCGTTTCACCTGTTGCCTGGCTTCAGTATATTGAGCCGGTCACCGGACAAGAGTTTACTGTGTCAGGCGGAATCGATTGGAACACCAAAAATGAGGATACCGACTATCAGACGGGTACCCAGATGCATGTTGACTCGACGCTGATCCAATATATTCCTCTGTTGTGGGGCTTCACCGGGATCGGCTTGTCAGGTTACTGGTATCAACAGCTCAGCTCGGACTCTGGTAGTGGGGCCGTATCGGGAGACTTCAAAGCAAAGGCTGTCGGCCTGGGGCCGGTTATTAGTTATCGGGCAACCTGGTCTGGGCGGCCGATTCGGGCGGAATTAAAGTGGATCAATGAGCTGGAGGTTCGTAATCGTGCAGAGGGGGACCGGCTCTCTTTCAAGCTGTCAGCCCAGTTTTAGCTGTGTGATTTCAGTCGGATTCCGATTCCTACCAGGCATGGAACAGGAACATAAACTTTATGTGCCACATGAAACCCGTACTCTTGCTATCGATGTGTGATCGGCTGATCCCAAGGGCTCAATCCGACAATATTGCTTACTGAAGTGGCCTATCAACCTCATAGAAAGACGTATATGCACGAGCTATACCCTATAGGGATCTAAGGTTAACTTTGAAGTGTGGGCGATTATTTGCATGTAAGCTATTCCTTACACCTTAAATACCCGAACTGCATCGAAGAAATGCGCTAAGCATCCCCTGTTGGTGTGCCTGTAAATGCTACTTTCCCAATTTATGTTGTGCTGTGCCCAAGCGTGGCAATTAGTGCTAATGGTTTGGGTGCGGTAATTATTTGCAGAGAATAGGAATAAAGGATTATTCGATGGGGAAACGTCACCTTCAACAGCCGGTGAAGCAACGTGTCACATTGGCCGCAGCCATCATTACCAGCGCGTTGCTGTCAGGGTGTTTCGATGGGGATAGAGATGAGAGCATTTCAAAGCCAACG
Proteins encoded:
- the trpB gene encoding tryptophan synthase subunit beta: MKNSFDHALPNAQGYFGEYGGSFIPEELQKVMEEITAAYDECRKDPAFQAELARLYKHFVGRPSPIFHAENLSAKYGAPIYLKREDLNHTGAHKINHCLGEALVAKKMGKKKLIAETGAGQHGVALATAAALVGLECDIYMGEVDIAKEHPNVVRMRILGANVIPATHGRKTLKEAVDAAFEAYLKDPINQLYAIGSVVGPHPFPMMVRDFQSIIGNEARVQFKEMTGNLPNNLVACVGGGSNAMGLFTAFLDDQDIAIHGVEPAGRSLTEVGEHAATLSLGEPGIMHGFKSYMLKDEQGEPQEVYSVASGLDYPSVGPQHSYLKDIGRVSYGTANDQEAIDAFFELSRCEGIIPAIESAHALAYALKLAKQGETGSILINLSGRGDKDIDFVVENYGKEYGIESLI
- a CDS encoding alpha-amylase family protein, with amino-acid sequence MERTKTLLAAVLATGCLSSTAYADTILHAFNWKYSDITANAAEIANIGYKKVLVSPTLKSSGTEWWARYQPQDIRVIDSPLGNKTDFQAMIDTLKQHGVEVYADVVLNHMANETWKREDLNYPGAEVLADYAANSEYYAKQTLFGDLSENIFSANDFHPEGCISDWGDPGHVQYWRLCGGEGDRGLPDLDPNNWVVSQQRLYLQALKQMGVTGFRIDAVKHMSQYQIDQVFTAEITTGMHVFGEVITSGGAGDSSYEVFLEPYLNNTDHAAYDFPLFASIRSAFSYDGSMTKLHDPQAYGQALDNARAVTFTITHDIPTNDGFRYQIMDPEDEALAYAYILGKDGGTPLIYSDELPDSEDKDNGRWADVWNKTDMKNMIAFHNAMQGQGMTVLHSDQCLIIFKRGKQGVVGINKCGEERSHTVDTYQHEFNWYQSYQDTLSDATETVSSRYHTFSIPARTARMYML
- a CDS encoding transporter — encoded protein: MHAMLARGLSSCYEALLSGALLAALAAPCQVTAEEGGSGHYLPGTLSSRINQIPPSKSLNVYMDLSGFDGSTQSELSVPLAGLAVNDLSITTQTYSMNLVWNPGIRLKGGWQYAMAIALPYSSVEVSASQEHNAQGHRLRDRDSGLGDIMIAPLMLAYSLSEYWLTELHFNLYAPTGNFEPGKLANVGKNYWSVSPVAWLQYIEPVTGQEFTVSGGIDWNTKNEDTDYQTGTQMHVDSTLIQYIPLLWGFTGIGLSGYWYQQLSSDSGSGAVSGDFKAKAVGLGPVISYRATWSGRPIRAELKWINELEVRNRAEGDRLSFKLSAQF
- a CDS encoding membrane dipeptidase, with protein sequence MNEIYETKTRVPDTNAVCIDIAKYSTKPVIASHSNPDHFVNITRNISDEAIVAIAKTDGVVAINFLGGWHNKDGDASPEALAKSVNYIAEHISQETEKNGRLHTGFGSDYIHTYEETLNFTIRNPDKFNPENGYASITEMAFAIDAWGVAKVLEEQYGWEEKEIRGFLGENLLRVFKANWING
- a CDS encoding CorA family divalent cation transporter, whose amino-acid sequence is MKGFVISSWDFSSGAARQNPPEVQKLLAENWYHCQRDAAGLKDWLLANQIPEAVVDSLLADDTRPRFEKYSDDCFLVILRGINLNQGAEPDDMLSLRILWFKGALISTRKVPSRAVTKIINQLEQGIGPLNLPDLLQAMANSINGIISGFLSPVEDTLNEMDHNVKADPKELNAIYSRLLRLRRYLKPQRYVLEDLIQAEIEVLTGHKNHFKNCLDTIVRMNESIEFYIDQVNLYFANINQRQAETMNRNTYLFSVIAGLFLPAGFFTGLLGVNIGGIPGVEDPLAFPLFCLGLILIVAIEIIILKKLKFI
- a CDS encoding EAL domain-containing protein, with product MSLHRQLLLGLSLLFLLLLAGIAFSQFTTTRSYLVEQQTLEIDNAIHAVGLAISPYLEQDDTVAIESVIDAIFDASLYQKVTLQLLEGNIIIERSSPSQPSDVPHWFRQWVNIPAVTRQNTLTSSWLQYGKITVTSYPTLAYSKLWQSSWQLLSTFIIGFAIGVLVLKLLLDRFVKKPLRQLQQKAHAIADQHFGQPLPAPSTKEFIPLTHAFNQMATKIEQHFNQQAQEADLLRKQAYQDQESGLNNRKRLLLHLEDWLEQDTAGTIVIVRLEAISRLRSQKHFPQAAQLAEKVGHHLKSTASAHAKLGRLSHSEFIIIQPEQADAIDEEQITRTLQSLLDQLSHIQTRCSPKSLQPVCGGIITKQTRSSLAVSALLAQCDNVLSKAQHSPSRLAAIRHQKGPLPKTEDQGNQTPHQALQQMHQPEHLLWGKQQWLELCQTAIDSDHITLSFQTVRDSQHHPLHQEVFAVLKHQEHCYSAHLFIPALNALRQTSPLDRHIIQKAVHYLSLHQTFLAINIAPTSIADTEFIQWLDSFLAEHPVVSQQLIFELPEIAFLEESAQTRLLCLVLDKHQFTYGIDHFGHHFESVGYLRQYHPKYVKIDTDFTRQPTEAVQHDALRALIQTAHHRNIKTIATRVEHQPQYQALKSLGIVGFQGHYITVHKSV
- the gltS gene encoding sodium/glutamate symporter, with product MDWVNGILRFDSFFAVTIGILVLFIGRQLNNVFKPLKEFSIPEPVTGGILFSVIIAIVYSVSDIAIEFDLVARDVLLVYFFTTIGINASLKDLLKGGLPLVILLAITIAYMMVQNFTGIGVAKAFGLESPVGMLGGSVSLIGGHGTAIAWAPRISEGYGISNAMEIGVACATFGLILASLMGGPIAKFLIARHDLKPEKKEALDVGVADEESNGHISGFDFLDAILSIHVCVILGYILNESIAEMGLQLPLFVTCLFAGIVMTNIVHNIGFRRITGTSWPARKPAIALIADIALGTFLAMSLMSMQLWTLIDLAGPIFAILTAQFIVAVLINIFVVFPAMGKNYDAAVICSGFGGISLGSTPTAMANMSAVSQRYGNSHLAFIIVPLVCAFFIDLVNALMIPYFLANF